A genomic region of Trifolium pratense cultivar HEN17-A07 linkage group LG3, ARS_RC_1.1, whole genome shotgun sequence contains the following coding sequences:
- the LOC123914758 gene encoding uncharacterized protein LOC123914758 yields the protein MNNSLRRGVLNQEAVLEITQSMYELYVNNLLLPNVKRWDIHKIRSLFSEAVAENIIKTPLFEEVKEDQVVWQYENHGVYTVKSGYRHYIKNKSVNNNYTLEGDWGALWRSRAPPKTKHLLWRVCRDCLPTQLRLRERYVPCPSECALCVNNTEDDWHVFFGCSESRQVWNEAGLGGVIDPRIRQYDNVKAVFFDICRNETDDIAGIVATIAWSIWHNRNNWVWNGVKDTAKGVATTAAHLIGEWRAVHVIQQQHSATAAVLTQSRISDTGAASSPPIIAADPLRWQRPRDGWWKCSVDASFSQASGQTGWGWCIRNSQGVFVAAGTNMSMHKLAIVEGEAMAILEAMRQATSRGWSNIVFESDSKVVVDAIQANHHGIAELSSIILSIKLLLQCNSNFEIKFTKRQANMAAHTLARVAISWSSRMFFHYVPRCIEPFIINEMS from the coding sequence ATGAATAATTCATTGCGACGTGGTGTTTTAAATCAGGAAGCCGTTTTAGAAATAACTCAGAGTATGTACGAATTATATGTTAATAACTTATTATTACCGAATGTGAAAAGGTGGGATATTCATAAAATTCGCTCTCTTTTTTCAGAAGCGGTGgcagaaaatataattaaaacaccTTTATTTGAGGAAGTGAAAGAGGATCAGGTAGTGTGGCAATATGAGAACCATGGAGTCTACACAGTAAAATCCGGATACAGACACTACATCAAGAATAAGTCGGTGAATAATAATTACACTTTGGAAGGCGATTGGGGAGCTCTTTGGCGAAGCAGGGCACCCCCAAAGACAAAACacttactttggagagtgtgtcGTGATTGTCTGCCAACTCAACTCCGGTTACGGGAAAGGTATGTGCCATGTCCAAGTGAATGTGCATTGTGCGTAAATAATACGGAGGATGATTGGCACGTGTTTTTTGGATGTAGTGAGAGTAGACAAGTGTGGAATGAAGCTGGATTGGGTGGGGTTATCGATCCTAGAATACGTCAATATGATAATGTGAAAGCTGTCTTTTTTGATATTTGCAGAAACGAGACAGATGATATTGCAGGCATTGTTGCTACAATTGCTTGGAGCATATGGCATAACCGAAACAATTGGGTGTGGAACGGCGTCAAAGACACGGCGAAGGGTGTTGCGACAACTGCTGCTCATTTAATTGGAGAATGGCGTGCTGTTCATGTGATACAGCAGCAACATAGCGCGACTGCCGCTGTTTTAACACAGTCCCGCATATCTGACACAGGTGCAGCAAGCTCTCCTCCTATCATTGCTGCAGATCCTTTGCGTTGGCAGCGTCCTCGCGATGGGTGGTGGAAGTGTAGTGTCGATGCAAGTTTTTCACAAGCCTCCGGTCAAACGGGATGGGGTTGGTGTATCCGCAATTCACAAGGTGTGTTTGTTGCAGCAGGTACAAATATGAGTATGCATAAACTTGCTATAGTTGAAGGTGAAGCCATGGCTATCTTGGAGGCTATGCGTCAGGCCACTTCAAGAGGTTGGTCCAACATTGTGTTCGAAAGCGACTCCAAAGTTGTGGTTGATGCAATACAAGCCAATCATCATGGTATTGCAGAGTTGAGttctattattttatctattaaGCTATTGTTACAATGTAATTCGAACTTTGAGATCAAGTTCACTAAGCGACAAGCGAACATGGCGGCTCACACTTTAGCTAGGGTGGCCATTTCATGGTCTAGTCGCATGTTCTTTCACTATGTTCCTCGTTGTATTGAAccttttattattaatgaaatgagttga